The window TTCCAGTTCAGCAGCAAGAAttcaactattttttaaaaattctctaggTGGAATTCATGAGAATTTAAGAACCATTAACCACTCAAGAGAAATGTAACactaaattaatgaaaaaacatTATAGAAGAGGTATCTTTCACATACTCGGAACCATGTAAAACATGAGAGAATGTTTTCATTCGCTGAGAGGCAATCAGGAATAATTTAAATGACCACATCCAGAATCTGGTTATTAGAGCAAGGCTTTAAGCTCATCAacctgcacacacctttaatcccagtgcttgggaggcagaggaaagtggaCCTCGGTGTATGCAAGACCagactgatctacatagcaagttccagactagATCATGATACagagagagattctgtctcaaaacacgaCAACAAACATAACAAGGCTTTATGTATTAAAATTCCTTTGTCCTCTGCATTAATCTCTTTAACTAAGAATTTAGTGTACAGCACTGTAACTGGCACTGCAGAGTTTATAAGGAAACCATGATTTCATACACCAGTGAGTCATAAGCTGAGCATGAGAAAATCCAAAAAGCTCCTATGAACCTAGAAATCAGACCAAATGTGGTGGCAATGCTTGTAATCCCcccactcagaaggcagaggcaggaggatttcacgTTCACGGCCACATGGTAATGTCCTGACCCCAAAGCCCCCAGCACCacccccaataaacacagaaactGGCTGGGCATGAAAGaccaaggcaggtggatctctgtgagtcccaaGCAAGCCAAGAACACACAGTGAGACCTGAggcaaaataaaggaaaagaaaagataatcaGATTCATGGAGAAGTCAAAGCTTGGTCCCTCAAGAGCAACAATACTCAATTCACTGAACTGAAGCAAAGCTCGGCCACAGCGGCAGCCAGCACTTGCCCACTGTGTGCCAAGCACcaggtttgatcccagcactgaacGACAAAGTGCATACAAGTAGTTAAGAGCAGAAGCAAGGACAATAGTGGGGCTCCCAATGCTgactggagagaacccagattgTTCTATTTTAGGATTCTTATCAGGTTggtttgttgggggtggggattgggGGGCTGGTTGGCAGTTCTAGGGGTTGACTCAGAACTttgtatacataaaacaaatattcaaccactaagccatctccccagccaaaAGTCCTGATTTTAAACACATATTGGGAAGGTGCTCAAGCCACCTTTCCCGGATAAGTGTAGCTAGCATCCCTCTTCAAAGCAGCTTCTCTTACAGCAATGGAGACCAtcatagggttagggttagggttaaggttaggaAGAAAActatagaaaaccacaactagATACAACACAGACATCAACAGATCATGGGAGCCCAGCCCCAACAGATACACCTACAACACAGCTCCTACATCTGTGGTTCAAGGAAAATCAAGAAAGAGGGTGCGAATGATTGTGAGAGCCAAAATACCAAGGAGTCTGATGTAAAGTATGTCCTAGAAACAAGACCGAAAAACAGAAGTATCAGTCAGAGGACGTGTTAACGTGAAAGGGGAAATTTCATGGAGTCTCACTCTAGACAAAGGACTACACACAGCCAATGACTGCTGGTAAAGTTATCCTCTCCCAGGGATAAGTCGCTTATTGACTGTCCAATACAGAGCCGTCAGCCCTGTTctgcacatacacacctacacacataacaATAATAATCAGAGAAAAGAGGCTATGATCCTGGAGAGGACATCAGAAGGGTTCAATGGAGGGTGGCTGAGAAGGGCTGAAGGATAGAGGGAAGCTGAcataattatatttcaatttaaaatgtattacaaacAAAACGCTAGTATCAAGAACATAAAATTGGCCCCAAGTACTAGCACTGACTCAGAGGAGCTGGGGACACAGCTCCATATTAAAGGACGCTTATGCTTCTGGGTTGGAAACCCAGccgagggaaggaaggagggagtacGGTTATAGCCCCTCTCCTCTGTTTCCTTCCCAGTGTGAAGACAGCCATTCCCTCAGAGCTGTTGCCTGATAGATACTGAGCACTCATGTGAGCTGAGCTAAAATGACACACTGCTCACTATCCACAACACTAAACAGAATGTAATTTTCAGTCAAAATATTTGCTGTCTAATTCATAGAAGAATGAATCTGTCAAGTTCTTTCCCTGCAGCTAATCTAAATCTATTCTGTTCCAGTTAAAGTCTGCATTGCCATGTTTAGTGATCCACAGAATTAAAACTGACAGGTTTCTGTTCTCTTTTTGATAAACAAGGCTTAATACTCTTATGCCTCAGCCTTTAATCCTTCCTCCTCAGCATCCAGTTTTATATAAGAAAAGTCTAAAGACAGAGGTGGGGCAGAAGATATGGCTCAGGGAGTAAGAGTACTTGTTCAGGAGACCCAGATTcaacttcccagcacccacacagtggttcacaaccctCCATAGCTCTTCATGGGCAACACAAGCcaacacaggtgcacacacatacgttcaggcaaacactcacacatagaaTAGACTACATACAGACGTAGTTGGTTGTTGCCTCAAAGCAGTCTGTGAACCGTTCAACTGACTAGGAATTCATCTGTGTTTCATCCCTGACTTTCTTCGTGACAGACTAACTTTATCCTCCAACTAATGCTACTGACTGCGATAAGGTAGGAATGGGCAAGGCCAGCCCCAAGACAAGCATCTTCATCTCATGGCAAGTCTACAGGGCATCCCACAGAACAGAAGGAAACCAGATACCGCCTACCGTGGGACATACTCTTCCTCAAAAAAGGCATTTGCTAGCAACATTTCTTATTAGAAAACCCAGTTATGTACAAGAAGCCAACATGGTATATCCTTTCCCAGtgtcatgaaactgaaaaatcttAATCCTAACTTCTCAAAAGCTCTTCCATATTAAGGATGAAACTCCAACACATTTAAACTATCACAGCTCATTTAATAAACACTTATCAACATTGGTGAGTTCCTAAAAGTCAACTCTAAAGGAGCTGAAATAGCAGCTAGTATACAAGTATATTAGAATTAATATAATTCTCTGCACTTTACCAGTTAATTCAAGGAAATCCGaagggaagagaacaccaatCCAGTATCAAACCTCCTTATTCCTGTAATTTCTCCACCAAATAGGAATCTTCCTGAAATTTAGAGTTCTAGTCTTCAGGTCTAAGACTAGAATTCCCTTTTTATTACAGTAATAAATGGCCAGAAATATGAATATCATAAAAACAGCAGggaattttatttctattacagaatggaatttgaacaatTTGAAGCTGATAGCTGAGCTGGAATATTTTTTAATGCCTCCTCTTCATCCTGAGACAGCCTTTATCTTACTAGGAGGCAACTAAAGAGGGCAGAAGAACTAAACCAAAGCCCAAAAATCTAAAACACCTGTCAGCTTATTTTGCCAGGTCCACCAATTTAGGAGGGTGAGTCTTCACAAACAGTGGAAGGTTTGTAAGTGGACATCTAGCCTTTGGAACGTGGGACATTTAACTTactgcatttatttattgtgagtgAATGCGGGAGAGGAacatgtgtgtaggtcagagaacaacctgcgATTCATTAGTCTCTCCTACATGTAGGCCACACTGATGGCACTTAGGTCACTAGGTTCCCTGGCCTTTATCTGCCAAGCCCTCTCATCAGTCCAAGTATGTCTGTCTCTTAAACAAACTTAAAGTTAGCGTTTATTAAGGAATTTTTGGCAGAAAGCATGATAGAAAACCAAATATCCTATCCCAGTGTACCAACACATACTCTACTTGTTTAACTCATATCTGAATCCTGTGATTGGCCACTGTCAAACACACCCTCCCCTTCGCAAATGGCTGCTGCCTATTCTTCAGATAGCTGATTTCCTACCTTCATGTAACTAACCCTTCTTAGAGCCTCTGCCTGACTATCCCAATGTCCCGATGGCCTTGCTCACAGCACTTACTTACACCATgtcatttcttccctccctctcaaaGTTCTTGTGTCCTGGTGTACCCGCCCATGGCATAGAAGCTAGCTAGCACCATAACAACATTCAGTACATATCACTGAATGAATGTCATGATTCCAAGGGGGCCACAAAATCCCCAGAGACATTCATTTGGAAAGGAGACAGAAGGTCCTGAGAACATGAGCTGCCAAGACATCACTTCTGAGCCTTACCTATTGGATCATAGTGCAGAAGGGTCAGCTTCTCTCGGAGTCGGCTTCTCTTGTAGTTGAAGGAGAAACCTGTCCCGGCTTGGCTCACCAGTTTTACCAGAAtagttctaagatcaaaaaatacATTGTCACGAGCTCAAAACACATTAGGTAGGCCaccaagaacacacagcacacttTGCTATGGAGTCGTAATGGTTATGATTTTACTCAGCCCTTAGAGGGCCTGTGCCATGACACTGTACATTTCCCAAAAAATTATTTCAATGGCTCTGAATCCCAAAGTCACCTACGATGACCCTGTGACCTCACCAAAACAACAGGCATGATGAAGCCAAATCAGAGACTGGGCCTCTGAGGACATCTCTCACTGGGGGCAGAGGTCTGGTGGGAGAATATACAGGGCGGTAGTCACTGCTGGCCTATAAGGCAACCCTGAAGATGGCTGCCTGCCTTGGGAGAGCCGACTGATAGCAGGAAGGGACAAAATAGAGAGATCTCAAGTTTACAACACTGATGTACAGGCCCTGGGCacctaaatatttcatttaaattagtCATCCAAACCAGAAAActtattctttctctccctgccctTTGAATACTTGTGCTGTTACTTtctcctatgtgtgtgtgtcctctttgCCTTGACACATAAGACATTCCTCATGCCATTCCAAAACCTATCTGAAGCACTTGAGACCACACTACAACCATGCAGGGAGGCTCacatctacaatcccagcaccctgaaggctgagacaggaggattacctTGAAGACCAACCTTGACTACagactgagatcctgtctcaaaacacaaaataaagccAAGAAGGCCACATTACTCCTCAAACAGTGCCCCTGAACCACAATATTTGTTGGTGAAACAAGAAAGACAATGATGCCAGGTCTGGTGGTGCAGGCCAATAGTCCTAACCACTcaggaggctggagcaggaagttggcaagttcaaggccagcctgggctactcagtGAGGTCTTGTGTAAaaacttagaaaaacaaatatgagGGCTGAAGAGAATTCAGGGAGAGAGCTTTTGCCCAGCatggccctaggttcaatccccagtacaggagtgggaggaggggggtTATGTAATtaacatcattcattcattcataaagactcaacaaatcTCTATAGGGTACTTACTCTGTGAGGAGCCCTATAAGAAGCATAAAACTTAAGTCTGCATCTTCTTGCGGCTAAAACTATGAACAGATGAACTGGCACTTTGGGGAAGGCAAGGCACTGGTCTAGCCTCTGGTTCCAGCTGCCTAATGGTTAGCTCTGCAGTCTTTCTAGTGCCTGGACTGATTTTTATACACAGGCTCTAGGTTTTCATCAAAGCAGAGCTCATCTGTAGATCCCTGCAGAAGACTCCAGGCAAATGGCTCTGCTGGTAGGGCCAAACAGATCACCAGCCCCTAGAGGTTTGTTTAGGAGCAAAACAATGAACTGAAAGGACCCTGAGATGAGACAAGAAGCAAAGCTCCTTTACACAAAGGCTGTGAATACTCACTGGAGTTAGTCACtcctggagacaggagggagtCAGCACAGTCCTCAACTTACCTCAGTGCAAATGCACTGCTTTGCAAGAGGCCAGATTTCCAACTGCCCCACCGCACCCCTGCCCACCCCCAGGCTAGTAATGGGCACCTCAGCTTCCAGCTAGCCACAAAGGTAGAAGGAAGCACTGATTTGCTAAGTTACGTGTTCTGTGGTTTCGACGTATTAGATGCATCTTCAGCTTATGTATCTGCAATCCAGGACAGAACTGTCAAATGCTAGCACCATCAAAGGAAGAGGCATCTGGACTTTCTTCCCAAGTTGTTCACATCAACCAAATAACTAACCAAATAACCCCAAATCAACTTTTGGGCAATCAAAACCAAACACTGGACCAATCCCACCAGGAATAAGcgaactttaaaaacaaaagcctttACTTACTTTGACTTGCTCTTGGCAACTTGTGTGTGTGAAggttgaaagggaaaaaaagggataaatttgttattttttttccttcaaagtgCTTATCAACATTagtaaaaaccaaaaacatataCCCCGTTTACACTAAAATAACGTTTTCCTGGATATCAGTCAAACACTGACAATAAAAGCATCCACAATTTTggatgctgggggggggggcgtgtaTAATCAATACAGTTGTCTGTGACCTTAACATCTTTTAAGTAGTATCTGCTCTATTCTCACCCTTCTGTGGCGTAAATATTTGTATTGTAACAAGGCTCTTGTTTGAACTCTCAAACTGTAACAAAGTCGCCTGAGGTGGAAACGAACACTCTAACCAGGACGTCAGCTTGGAGACAGGCAGCCGGATAATACACCACAGCTGCCAGTAGACACTGTCCGGACACCCCCGCAGTGGGCGACAGAGCTCCCACCGCCTCCTCACCAGACTCGGAGGCCCGCCGCGGGGTGGCAGCCGCCCCGCCAGGTCCTCCACCCACCGGGCTCCACCCCGGGACCTGCGAGTCACCGCCTCGGCCCCACGCTGCAGACCCTGCCGCCTGACACCGACTTACAAGAGACGGCAGAAAGCAGCATGGCGTCCGTACCCCTACTCTCACACAGACCCGCCGAAAGAGCTCAACAACTGCTTCCGGGGCATGTGGCGCCGGTTCCGGTAGAAGGCTCAGGAAGTGGACAGAAACCCCGCCCTCCCTGGAGTTCTGACAGTCTCTGACTCCGTGCTTTACTGGTAGTGAGTTTTGTGGTATTATGGGAAGGACGCCCCCACCATACAAAAGATAATACTGCCAGTTATCACAAAacccagatctgcctgactcCAAAACCTGCAGCCTTTCCCAGTAGACACTGATCTACCATTTATTTGCCCATCAATTTTTTTACGCCTGTGCAAGGAGCCTTAACTCCACCACCAGGGACCTCATTGGTAACTTCATCTCCCAATTGCTAAGcaggattttaatatttttactgttgttgttttgctcGATTTGTGTGTTTATAATAATTCTCcctatattataatttatttttacgtgacttagtgttttgcttgcatgcatattTGTGCACCACTTGTGTACCTGGTGCCTGAGAAGTTCGAAGCATGTGTAGGACCTCCTGGAACCGGAGAGTTatgatggtcgtgagccaccatgtgggtactgggaggcAAACCCTGGTCCCCTACAAAGGCAACAAATATTTATAGTGGCTTAGCAATCATCTATTTGGCCtctt is drawn from Rattus norvegicus strain BN/NHsdMcwi chromosome 6, GRCr8, whole genome shotgun sequence and contains these coding sequences:
- the Mrpl33 gene encoding 39S ribosomal protein L33, mitochondrial; the protein is MLLSAVSFAKSKSKTILVKLVSQAGTGFSFNYKRSRLREKLTLLHYDPIVNKKVLFVEQKKIRSL